The genomic window CTTTCGCGTGATTTCCACGAGGCCCAGCGAAGAAATGCGACCGACGCGGGTTCGCGCACGATCGCGTTCCAGCCGAGCCGTGAAGTGTGAAAGCACTCGATTGCGATCTTCGCTCGACTCCATATCAATAAAGTCGATGACGATGATGCCGCCCATATCGCGCAGGCGTAGTTGTCGGCAGACTTCGTCGGCGGCCTCCAAATTGGCCTTCAAAATGGTTTCGTTGAGCGATGTGGAACCGACGAGCTTTCCGGTGTTGACGTCGATTGCGGTTAAGGCTTCCATTTCGTCGACGACCAAATAGGCA from Candidatus Hydrogenedentota bacterium includes these protein-coding regions:
- a CDS encoding ribonuclease E/G, yielding IFGDEIDRLVIDDPDEYEKVHLVAKVVAPALTPKIALYDRDTPVFDDYGIEKDIDRLLQHKVWLKSGAYLVVDEMEALTAIDVNTGKLVGSTSLNETILKANLEAADEVCRQLRLRDMGGIIVIDFIDMESSEDRNRVLSHFTARLERDRARTRVGRISSLGLVEITRK